The following proteins are co-located in the Carassius gibelio isolate Cgi1373 ecotype wild population from Czech Republic chromosome A21, carGib1.2-hapl.c, whole genome shotgun sequence genome:
- the LOC127941568 gene encoding asparagine--tRNA ligase, cytoplasmic, which produces MSIKELYVSDKHGSDEDGDGSEQKPFKTPLKALLFVGKHPFPVIYVDSQKEGERWAVISKTQMKNTKKLFNREQMKNESKDKKEAEDAERREKNLEEAKKIVIENDPSLPEPKTVKIDKLEALREQRVKVFGWVHRLRRQGKNLLFIVLRDGTGFLQCVLTDKLCQCYNGLVLSTESTVALYGTVNPVPDGKQAPGGHELHCDFWELIGLAPAGGADNLLNEESDVDVQLNNRHMMIRGETVSKILKVRSAVTQCFREHFFSRGYYEITPPTLVQTQVEGGSTLFSLNYFGESAFLTQSSQLYLETCIPALGDTFCIAQSYRAEQSRTRRHLSEYTHIEAECPFMSYEDLLSRLEDLVCDVVDRVLKSPAAQLLYDINPDFKPPKRPFKRMNYTEAIEWLKEHNVKKDNGTFYEFGEDIPEAPERLMTDSINETILLCRFPAEIKSFYMQRCAEDHRLTESVDVLMPNVGEIVGGSMRIWDAEELLEGYKREGIDPTPYYWYTDQRKFGTCPHGGYGLGLERFLTWLLNRHHIRDVCLYPRFIQRCRP; this is translated from the exons ATGTCGATCA AAGAGCTGTACGTGTCTGATAAACACGGCAGTGATGAGGACGGAGACGGATCCGAGCAGAAGCCCTTTAAGACACCGCTCAAG GCTCTGTTGTTTGTTGGAAAACATCCTTTTCCGGTGATCTATGTGGACTCGCAGAAGGAAGGAGAG CGTTGGGCCGTCATCTCTAAGACTCAGATGAAGAACACAAAGAAGCTCTTCAATCGAGAGCAAATGAAGAACGAGAGCAAAGACAAGAAGGAG GCTGAAGATGCTGAACGCAGAGAGAAGAATCTGGAAGAAGCTAAAAAGATCGTCATCGAGAACGACCCCAGCCTTCCTGAACCCAAGACC GTGAAGATCGATAAGCTGGAGGCGCTCCGAGAGCAGAGGGTGAAGGTGTTCGGTTGGGTCCATCGGTTACGCAGACAAG GAAAGAACCTCCTGTTTATTGTGCTGCGTGATGGAACCGGGTTCCTGCAGTGTGTTCTGACGGACAAACTG TGTCAGTGTTATAACGGTCTGGTGTTGTCTACGGAGAGCACCGTGGCTCTGTATGGAACGGTGAATCCTGTTCCCGATGGCAAACAG GCTCCGGGCGGTCATGAGCTGCACTGTGATTTCTGGGAGCTGATCGGTCTGGCTCCGGCCGGCGGCGCTGATAACCTTCTGAACGAGGAGTCTGACGTGGACGTGCAGCTCAACAACCGGCACATGATGATCCGTGGAGAAACCGTCTCCAAGATCCTGAAGGTCCGGTCCGCCGTCACGCAGTGCTTCCGGGAGCATTTCTTCAGCCGGGGCTACTACGAG ATAACTCCGCCCACTCTGGTGCAGACGCAGGTGGAGGGCGGCTCCACGCTCTTCAGTCTCAACTACTTCGGTGAGAGCGCGTTCCTGACGCAGTCGTCTCAGCTGTACCTGGAGACCTGCATCCCTGCGCTGGGAGACACCTTCTGCATCGCGCAGTCGTACCGCGCCGAGCAGTCGCGCACACGCAGACACCTGTCCGA gtacaCCCACATCGAGGCAGAGTGTCCCTTCATGAGCTACGAAGACCTTCTGAGCCGCTTGGAGGATCTGGTGTGTGACGTGGTTGACCGAGTCCTGAAGTCTCCTGCTGCACAGCTGCTCTACGACATCAACCCG GACTTCAAGCCTCCCAAACGTCCGTTCAAGAGGATGAACTACACCGAAGCCATCGAGTGGCTGAAAGAGCACAACGTCAAGAAGGACAACGGCACGTTTTATGAGTTTGGAGAG GATATCCCAGAAGCCCCTGAGCGACTGATGACCGACAGCATTAACGAGACCATCCTGCTGTGTCGCTTCCCGGCCGAGATCAAATCCTTCTACATGCAGCGCTGCGCTGAAGACCACCGCCTCACCGAATCG gtgGATGTGCTGATGCCTAACGTGGGTGAGATCGTGGGGGGCTCGATGCGTATCTGGGACGCCGAGGAGCTCCTGGAGGGGTATAAGAGAGAGGGAATCGACCCCACACCCTACTACTGGTACACCGACCAG aggaaGTTCGGCACGTGTCCTCACGGTGGATATGGTCTGGGTCTGGAGCGGTTCCTCACCTGGCTTCTGAACCGACATCACATCCGGGACGTTTGCCTGTACCCTCGCTTCATCCAGCGCTGCCGgccttag